From Salvelinus sp. IW2-2015 linkage group LG18, ASM291031v2, whole genome shotgun sequence, a single genomic window includes:
- the LOC111977372 gene encoding kinesin-like protein KIF19: MNETGESKDHQLTVALRIRPLSDSEQEEAATIVAHRLDDQMVVLMNPMEDPDNILRANRSREKTYMFDVAFDCSANQEEVYRATTKGLIEGLISGYNATVFAYGPTGCARLYFTMLGTDREPGIYVHTLNDCFKAIEETSDDMQYNIFMSYLEIYNEMIRDLLNPSSGFLDLREDSKGVIQVVGITEVCTINAREIIELLMKGNKHRTQEPTAANQTSSRSHAVLQVSVRQTSRCRDLLQEVRFARLFMIDLAGSERASQTQNRGQRLKEGAHINRSLLALGNCINALSEKHGNKYVNYRDSKLTRLLKDSLGGNSRTVMIAHISPASLAFEESRNTLSYADRAKSIRTRVKRNLLNVSYHIAQYTNIISDLRSEIQRLKKKIADQAGRQLNSDRADIRHVQAEVQAHSMQASRAEMDQLREQLLEAFRSQMEIRRSLMELDNSNMEIQMDISKHLLTIADWEQERSRRRRKWRAERRKESFSKEESEKDSDCPESLPDSTETQEVTMARENVVTLIAEQNKIREQKALLERCFVELRERARRLEELLPCRVSSEEQREVLGLLCKVHELEIENAEMQSHALLKDNVIRQKNCVVQRFEQHRHLCDELIQQQRRFIDDHRLLVPPHLQELYWMYMRELDERNLDRSLDKVSGCTLKEGSLPKITLPSRSRDPGQDVDSDQESVRTMGSETRHGRAKTRRHTLPPILPEPEGDNNHVCKSSPHARQMKHSAVLTPPPIHFNGQGNRELQPLALETTLNYSHLSHSVSSHLDSSPESSETGQDVPLTRKERQQILKGVHNIAVKAARRRSKALEVDALRLPPPPSPLDPKKHKSSLSLSEAPPRGLALLRGRQPNPEPRHDTSDENLSSSTGEEPVSQGTWTRPRNRQPASKNPNLSLREQDFEARCRKRRSRSFEVTGQTLYQSKTTAAQRIRPLDSTSDPHLHINGQPQAPLLRPQHRGVPSLTNVRLPHNNHQTGPITESSPVHLSNLKRVSQLRQPMLYTTGTGGQRTRRH; encoded by the exons ATGGTTGTTCTGATGAACCCCATGGAGGATCCAGATAATATCCTGCGTGCTAACCGTTCCCGGGAGAAGACCTATATGTTCGACGTTGCATTTGACTGCTCAGCCAACCAGGAAGAGGTGTACAGAGCCACGACCAAGGGCCTGATCGAAGGCCTCATATCCGGCTACAACGCCACTGTTTTTGCCTACGGACCCACAG GCTGTGCAAGGCTGT ACTTCACTATGTTAGGAACGGACAGAGAACCGGGGATCTACGTACACACTCTAAATGACTGTTTCAAAGCCATCGAGGAGACCAGCGATGACATGCAATACAACATCTTCATGTCATACCTTG AGATCTACAACGAGATGATCCGGGACCTTCTCAACCCATCTTCTGGGTTCCTGGACCTGAGAGAGGATTCTAAAGGAGTGATCCAGGTGGTTGGCATCACAGAGGTCTGCACTATCAACGCccgagag ATCATAGAGCTGCTGATGAAGGGTAATAAGCATCGTACCCAGGAGCCCACGGCAGCCAACCAGACWTCGTCCCGGTCCCATGCCGTGCTGCAGGTGTCGGTCAGGCAGACGAGTCGCTGTCGAGACCTTCTACAGGAAGTCCGCTTCGCGCGACTCTTCATGATCGACCTTGCCGGCTCAGAACGAGCCTCACAG acacagaacagaggtcagaggttaaaaGAAGGGGCCCACATCAACCGCTCCCTCCTGGCTCTGGGTAACTGCATCAACGCCTTGAGTGAGAAACATGGTAACAAATATGTCAACTACAGGGACAGCAAGCTGACGCGCTTGCTGAAG GACTCGTTGGGAGGCAACAGTCGCACAGTGATGATAGCCCACATTAGCCCCGCCTCCCTGGCCTTCGAGGAGTCTCGCAACACGCTGAGCTATGCTGACCGTGCCAAAAGTATCCGCACACGG gtgaagAGGAACCTGCTGAACGTGTCCTACCACATCGCTCAGTACACCAACATCATCTCTGACCTGCGCAGCGAGATCCAGCGGCTCAAGAAGAAGATCGCCGATCAGGCTGGACGTCAGCTCAACTCTGACCGAGCTGACATCCGCCATGTCCAGG CAGAGGTGCAGGCCCACAGCATGCAGGCGAGCCGAGCAGAGATGGACCAGCTGAGGGAGCAGCTCCTAGAGGCCTTCAGGAGTCAGATGGAGATCAGGAGGAGCCTGATGGAGCTGGACAACAGCAACATGGAGATCCAGATGGACATCTCCAAACACCTGCTCACCATCGCAGA TTGGGAGCAGGAGCGGAGTCGTCGTCGCAGGAAGTGGCGagcggagaggaggaaggagagcttcagtaaggaggagagtgagaaggaTTCTGACTGCCCTGAGTCTCTCCCAGACAGCACTGAGACCCAGGAAGTAACCATGGCCAGAGAGAACGTGGTCACTCTCATTGCTGAACAGAACAAGATACGCGAACAGAAA GCGTTGCTGGAGCGCTGCTTCGTGGAGCTGCGGGAGCGGGCCAGGCGCCTGGAGGAGCTGCTCCCTTGCAGGGTGAGCTCTGAAGAGCAGAGGGAGGTGCTGGGCCTCCTCTGTAAGGTCCACGAGCTGGAGATTGAGAATGCGGAGATGCAGTCCCACGCCCTGCTCAAAGACAACGTGATCCGGCAGAAGAACTGTGTGGTGCAGCGCTTCGAGCAGCACCGCCACCTCTGTGACGAGCTCATCCAGCAGCAGAGACGGTTTATTGACG aCCACAGACTCCTGGTGCCCCCCCACCTTCAGGAGCTGTATTGGATGTACATGAGAGAGCTGGATGAGAGGAACCTGGACAGATCCCTGGACAAGGTCAGCGGGTGCACACTCAAG GAGGGCTCCCTGCCCAAGATCACTCTGCCCAGCCGAAGCCGTGACCCGGGGCAGGACGTGGACTCAGACCAGGAGAGCGTTCGCACCATGGGCTCAGAGACCAGGCATGGCCGGGCCAAGACCCGCAGACACACCCTGCCACCCATCCTACCTGAACCTGAAGG aGACAACAACCATGTGTGTAAGAGCAGTCCCCATGCCAGACAGATGAAACATTCTGCTGTGTTGACCCCTCCTCCCATCCACTTCAACGGCCAGGGGAACAGAGAG cTGCAGCCATTGGCCCTAGAGACAACTCTGAACTACAGCCACCTCAGCCACAGTGTCAGCAGTCACCTGGACTCCTCCCCTGAGAGCAGCGAGACGGGCCAGGACGTCCCCCTCACACGAAAGG AGAGGCAGCAGATCCTCAAAGGGGTTCACAACATTGCAGTGAAGGCTGCTCGCCGCCGCTCCAAAGCCCTGGAAGTGGACGCCCTGCGgctgcctcctcctccctcccccctggaCCCCAAGAAGCACAAGAGCAGCCTGTCTCTGAGTGAGGCGCCCCCTAGGGGCCTGGCCCTGCTCCGCGGCCGGCAGCCCAACCCAGAGCCCCGCCACGACACCTCAGATGAAAACTTATCCAGCAGCACGGGGGAGGAGCCTGTCTCCCAGGGCACCTGGACACGCCCACGTAATCGCCAGCCGGCCTCCAAGAACCCAAACCTCTCCCTCCGCGAGCAGGACTTCGAGGCTCGCTGCCGGAAGAGACGCTCCCGCTCGTTCGAAGTCACAGGTCAAACA CTGTATCAGTCTAAGACAACGGCAGCCCAGCGTATACGCCCATTGGACAGCACGTCAGACCCCCACCTCCACATCAACGGGCAGCCCCAGGCCCCCCTCTTACGCCCCCAGCACAGGGGGGTCCCTTCTCTCACCAACGTCCGGCTGCCACACAACAACCACCAAACAG GCCCCATCACAGAGTCCTCCCCAGTCCACCTGAGCAACCTGAAGCGTGTGTCTCAGCTGCGCCAGCCCATGCTCTACACCACGGGCACCGGAGGTCAGCGCACCCGCAGGCACTGA